A genomic segment from Anaerococcus urinomassiliensis encodes:
- a CDS encoding beta-N-acetylglucosaminidase domain-containing protein, translating into MTKIKTGIIEGFYSIPWTFEERKSLIEFLSEVGMNQFFYAPKDDPYHNVKWREPYPAEKLDELKKLQETATEKNIEFVWAIHPGQNLIKWDDYDNEIEKIFKKYDQLHEVGVNSFGLCMDDVDRNQAYEDRKYHLRLVKDLIRHISKYDNKDLIFVNPWYNQAWIDEKGKEYYDMFRNIDHLNIMWTGYDVVTPLRHDSNEAFIKLLDKKPHIWFNWPVNDYKRGEIFMEVFEFFDSKEFNYDSIVLNPMNQAELSKLSIYQAADLYKDPENYEPIESFKRGLDYLDKSVAKELFIISDSFFGSDIYKREENKKYLEEAKINEAFNKANNDEVIRLIVEKVTAIDSYKENYSNQKLYDEVIPFFESLKYLLLAVKEAINGEDKKAKELYDKSKSFTIKIYKEFTQDELIDRQVITSKSLDEIYHKLIEE; encoded by the coding sequence ATGACGAAAATCAAAACAGGTATTATAGAAGGATTTTACAGCATACCTTGGACTTTTGAAGAAAGAAAATCACTTATTGAATTTCTATCAGAAGTTGGGATGAATCAGTTCTTCTATGCACCAAAAGATGACCCTTACCACAATGTAAAATGGAGAGAGCCATATCCAGCAGAAAAGCTTGATGAATTAAAAAAATTACAAGAAACCGCCACAGAAAAAAACATAGAATTTGTTTGGGCTATCCATCCAGGACAAAACTTAATCAAATGGGATGATTATGATAATGAAATTGAAAAAATATTCAAAAAATATGACCAATTGCATGAAGTTGGAGTAAATAGCTTTGGCCTATGTATGGACGATGTTGATCGCAATCAAGCCTATGAAGATAGAAAATATCACCTAAGACTTGTTAAAGATCTAATACGACATATTTCTAAATACGATAACAAGGACTTGATATTTGTTAATCCATGGTATAACCAAGCATGGATAGATGAAAAAGGTAAAGAATACTATGATATGTTTAGAAATATTGATCATCTAAACATTATGTGGACAGGTTATGATGTTGTAACTCCTTTAAGACATGATTCAAATGAAGCCTTTATAAAACTTTTGGACAAAAAACCACATATTTGGTTTAATTGGCCAGTTAATGACTACAAACGTGGTGAAATATTTATGGAAGTTTTTGAATTCTTTGATAGCAAAGAATTCAATTACGACTCTATTGTTCTAAATCCAATGAATCAAGCTGAATTATCAAAACTTTCCATCTACCAAGCGGCAGACCTATACAAGGATCCAGAAAACTATGAGCCAATAGAATCCTTCAAAAGAGGACTTGACTATCTGGACAAGAGTGTTGCAAAAGAACTTTTCATCATATCTGACTCCTTCTTCGGATCTGATATTTATAAGAGGGAAGAAAATAAAAAATACCTAGAAGAAGCTAAAATCAATGAAGCCTTTAATAAGGCTAATAATGATGAAGTTATAAGACTTATAGTTGAGAAAGTTACTGCAATAGATTCATACAAGGAAAATTATTCTAATCAGAAATTATATGATGAAGTGATCCCTTTCTTTGAAAGCTTAAAATACCTATTATTAGCCGTAAAAGAAGCTATAAATGGAGAAGATAAAAAGGCAAAAGAACTTTATGATAAGAGCAAATCCTTTACTATAAAAATCTACAAAGAATTTACCCAAGATGAGCTTATAGATAGGCAAGTTATCACATCAAAATCACTTGATGAAATTTACCACAAATTGATAGAGGAATAA
- a CDS encoding glycoside hydrolase family 125 protein, translating into MEKIVESLIEKVNNSNQVTDEIKKIFEKAIKNTFTTTMKLTDRGDVFVITGDIEAMWLRDSAGQIRPLFYIDSDEANDLIKKVIQRQFFSVDKDYYANAFNKESNGRAWTHDDITDFESDWVWERKYELDSLAYIMQTAHLYYEKTKNSSIFDDEFMRILTNVVDQIKLEQNHENSPYEFVRPNPEAVTETLRTGKKGSPVAYTGMSWSGFRPSDDSCMYQYLVPANAFTVVSLRRLADCLIDAGKDNDLANKMKNLADEIDKGIKEHGKINDDEFGEILTYEVDGLGNSNFMDDANVPSLLSLAYLDYMDKDDELYKNTRKAILSDKNHLYYEGKAAKGIGSDHTPKDYIWHIALAMQMMTSTEKSEQEEILHYFETTHDDKYLMHEGFHKDNPSKYTRDWFSWSNSMFCEAVLRYIGLEMIKA; encoded by the coding sequence ATGGAAAAGATAGTTGAAAGCTTGATAGAAAAAGTAAACAATTCCAATCAAGTGACTGATGAAATTAAAAAAATATTTGAAAAAGCTATAAAAAATACTTTTACGACTACCATGAAGCTTACAGATAGGGGAGATGTCTTTGTAATCACTGGCGATATAGAAGCTATGTGGCTAAGAGACTCTGCTGGACAGATTAGACCCTTATTTTATATAGATTCGGATGAGGCAAATGATTTAATCAAAAAAGTCATCCAAAGACAGTTCTTTTCAGTCGACAAGGACTACTATGCTAACGCCTTTAATAAAGAGTCAAATGGTAGGGCTTGGACCCACGACGATATAACAGATTTTGAATCTGATTGGGTTTGGGAGAGAAAGTATGAGCTTGATAGTCTAGCTTATATCATGCAAACTGCTCATTTGTATTACGAAAAGACAAAAAATTCATCTATATTTGATGATGAATTTATGAGAATTTTGACAAATGTAGTTGATCAAATTAAGCTTGAACAAAACCACGAAAACTCACCATATGAATTTGTAAGGCCAAATCCTGAAGCAGTCACAGAAACTCTAAGAACTGGCAAAAAAGGCTCTCCAGTAGCCTACACAGGCATGAGCTGGTCAGGTTTTAGGCCAAGTGACGATTCTTGTATGTACCAATACCTAGTTCCTGCCAATGCATTTACAGTTGTAAGCCTTAGAAGACTTGCTGATTGCTTGATTGATGCCGGCAAAGATAATGACCTTGCTAATAAGATGAAAAATCTTGCTGATGAGATTGACAAGGGAATAAAAGAACACGGAAAAATTAATGATGATGAATTTGGTGAAATTCTAACTTATGAAGTTGATGGACTTGGCAATAGCAATTTTATGGATGATGCCAATGTTCCAAGCCTATTATCCCTTGCTTACCTTGATTACATGGATAAGGACGATGAGCTTTACAAAAACACTAGAAAGGCAATCTTATCAGATAAAAACCACCTTTATTATGAGGGAAAGGCTGCTAAGGGTATAGGAAGTGACCATACTCCAAAAGATTATATATGGCATATAGCCCTAGCTATGCAAATGATGACATCAACAGAAAAAAGCGAACAAGAAGAAATCCTCCACTATTTTGAGACAACACATGATGATAAGTATTTGATGCATGAAGGTTTCCATAAGGATAATCCAAGTAAGTACACAAGAGATTGGTTCTCATGGTCAAATTCTATGTTCTGTGAGGCTGTTTTAAGATACATAGGCCTTGAAATGATCAAGGCCTAG
- a CDS encoding glycoside hydrolase family 1 protein, producing MIKFPQGFLYGSATSAAQSEGAASLDGKSESTWDFWYKEDPYKFHNLIGPEKTTDIYHNYEKDVELLEKTGHSVFRTSIGWSRLIPDIDGGVNPKAVKFYRDYFSKIKEKNITLYINLFHFDMPMYLMDIGGWTNKETVKAYVSYAKKCFELFDDLVDGWFTFNEPIVHVQCQYMSGHHYPAEVNPQKAIQCAFYTQLASASAIKAYKVMDGKKKIGIILNLTPSYPRSDNDGDLKAAEISELFNTASFLDPSVKGYYPKELVDIIANEDLLPEYTDQDLQIIKENTIDFLGVNYYQPLRVMENPYLYKDDAMFSPGKYYMGYDMPGKRMNPYRGWEIYPKALYDIAINIRDNYGNIEWLVTENGMGVEDEERFRKDGQIQDDYRIEFFKEHLYWLSKAIEEGANCKGYQVWTFIDCWSWLNAYKNRYGLVELDLKTGERRIKKSGEWFYELRKNNGFEL from the coding sequence ATGATTAAATTTCCACAGGGTTTCCTATACGGATCTGCCACAAGTGCTGCTCAATCTGAAGGGGCGGCAAGTCTTGATGGCAAAAGTGAAAGTACTTGGGATTTTTGGTACAAAGAAGACCCGTACAAATTTCACAATCTAATAGGACCCGAAAAAACAACGGATATTTACCATAACTATGAAAAAGATGTAGAATTACTAGAGAAAACTGGACATTCAGTATTTAGAACCTCCATTGGCTGGTCTAGACTAATACCAGATATAGATGGAGGAGTTAACCCAAAGGCAGTCAAATTTTATAGGGATTATTTTTCAAAAATCAAAGAGAAAAACATAACCCTATATATAAACTTATTTCACTTTGATATGCCTATGTATCTGATGGATATTGGTGGTTGGACCAACAAAGAGACTGTAAAGGCCTATGTTTCTTATGCAAAGAAATGCTTTGAACTCTTTGATGATTTGGTTGACGGCTGGTTTACCTTTAATGAACCAATAGTCCATGTCCAATGCCAATATATGAGCGGCCACCACTATCCGGCGGAAGTAAATCCACAAAAAGCCATTCAATGTGCTTTTTACACCCAGCTTGCCAGTGCTTCAGCTATAAAGGCCTACAAGGTAATGGATGGTAAGAAAAAAATCGGAATAATACTAAATCTTACACCATCATATCCAAGAAGTGACAATGATGGAGATCTAAAAGCTGCCGAAATTAGCGAGCTGTTTAATACAGCTTCATTTTTGGATCCATCTGTTAAAGGTTATTATCCAAAAGAATTAGTAGACATAATAGCGAATGAAGATTTATTGCCAGAATACACAGACCAAGATTTACAAATAATCAAAGAAAACACCATAGACTTTTTAGGTGTAAACTATTATCAACCACTAAGAGTTATGGAAAATCCATATCTTTATAAGGATGATGCAATGTTTTCTCCAGGCAAGTATTATATGGGCTATGATATGCCAGGCAAAAGAATGAATCCATATCGAGGTTGGGAAATTTATCCAAAGGCCCTATATGATATTGCAATAAATATACGAGATAATTACGGCAATATAGAGTGGCTAGTCACAGAAAATGGTATGGGCGTAGAAGATGAGGAACGCTTTAGAAAAGATGGTCAAATCCAAGATGACTACCGCATAGAGTTTTTCAAAGAACACCTATACTGGCTTTCTAAGGCCATAGAAGAAGGGGCAAATTGCAAGGGCTACCAAGTTTGGACCTTCATAGATTGCTGGAGCTGGCTAAATGCATATAAAAACCGATATGGTTTAGTTGAACTAGACCTTAAGACAGGAGAGCGTAGGATTAAGAAATCTGGTGAGTGGTTTTATGAACTTAGAAAAAACAACGGATTTGAACTCTGA
- a CDS encoding MurR/RpiR family transcriptional regulator — MSNNSYDFIMDIISKNNIKLSRSEQAIVKKLKSLESDISNLSINEFAKTFYVSTATATRFSQKLGFNGYLEFRYALKSLTDNRTYKSLSIYEDMISSIGQVDPKLDDFIKNLDQFHKIAIIGIGTSGLAANEFVYKLNEMNIINSDYAKEPYAINLLTNSLNKEDLLIALSLSGENTNLLEGVDNALEKGAKILSLTRSPKSTLAQKSDFVFLTPSYSTYEFNISKMAPLIVSIDIVCEIYEATRP; from the coding sequence ATGTCAAACAATTCATATGATTTTATAATGGATATAATCAGCAAAAATAATATAAAACTTTCTAGAAGTGAGCAAGCCATAGTCAAAAAATTAAAAAGTTTAGAGTCCGATATTTCAAATCTTTCTATAAATGAATTTGCCAAAACTTTTTATGTGTCCACAGCTACCGCCACTAGGTTTTCACAAAAACTTGGTTTCAATGGATATCTCGAGTTTCGCTACGCCCTCAAATCTTTAACTGATAATAGGACTTACAAATCTTTGTCCATATATGAAGATATGATTTCTAGTATAGGGCAAGTAGATCCTAAGCTTGATGATTTTATCAAGAATTTGGACCAATTTCACAAAATCGCAATAATTGGCATAGGCACATCTGGCCTTGCCGCCAATGAATTTGTCTACAAATTAAATGAAATGAATATTATAAATTCTGACTACGCCAAGGAACCTTATGCCATTAATCTTTTGACCAATAGCTTAAATAAGGAAGACTTACTAATAGCTCTTTCCCTAAGCGGGGAAAATACCAACCTTCTAGAAGGGGTTGATAACGCTCTTGAAAAGGGGGCGAAAATCCTATCCCTCACCAGAAGTCCTAAGTCTACCTTGGCCCAAAAATCAGACTTTGTTTTTCTGACTCCATCATATTCAACTTATGAGTTTAACATCTCAAAAATGGCACCCCTTATTGTCTCTATAGATATAGTCTGTGAAATCTACGAAGCTACTAGGCCTTGA
- a CDS encoding extracellular solute-binding protein — MNNKFKKSALILALALGITACGNDSSKPAEEKDKKAETTETAPAEEEKATDEKAEEEKATDKKAEEEATDETETAKTDGEVPTLTYFNIGGEPTRHAEVVAAINEYLDSQDAGYHIDTVFYDWGDYQQKLQLAINSGEDWDLAFTANWAGPYKTLADQNALLDLNDYLDNELKDAAELIDDRMLEGSRINGPLYGLPSAYPGVVAANQFVWNKEYVEKYDVPYEDLKTTTDIEPYLKEVKENEPDAPYPYIVASDYLFARENPVFEVASGIGVKEEDGKLVAYSIYESEDFKAEIDQMKKLYDEGLINPDAPQLQPGEADGSYESNLVGQAEGEPGSQAVWSKPDEEKLSSIIGDSIVIDNGKATGKLVSVNSQTENKEEALDFINRMFTDKKLQDLLSYGVEGEDYELEDGKVKRLGESTEVYDVAAFQYLSMYNRTPMAGGVGIGDPEFDEEVKEFESKLVASPTLGFNIDKTPIQGELENIESTTSKYFINLKTGAFDEAYYEEFLDQLKTAGIEKAVTEVQNQLDAWKK; from the coding sequence AAAAGTGCACTAATTTTAGCATTAGCACTAGGTATCACAGCATGTGGCAATGATTCTTCAAAACCTGCTGAAGAAAAAGACAAGAAGGCAGAAACTACTGAAACAGCTCCAGCTGAAGAAGAAAAAGCTACAGACGAAAAGGCTGAAGAAGAAAAAGCTACAGACAAAAAGGCAGAAGAAGAAGCTACAGACGAAACTGAAACAGCTAAAACAGATGGTGAAGTTCCAACACTTACCTACTTCAATATAGGTGGAGAACCAACAAGACACGCTGAAGTTGTAGCTGCTATTAACGAATATCTAGATAGCCAAGATGCTGGTTATCACATAGACACAGTTTTCTATGACTGGGGTGATTACCAACAAAAGCTTCAACTAGCAATTAACTCTGGTGAAGATTGGGATTTAGCATTCACAGCTAACTGGGCAGGTCCATACAAAACTCTAGCAGATCAAAACGCTCTACTAGACTTAAATGACTACCTAGACAATGAACTAAAAGATGCTGCAGAATTAATCGACGATAGAATGCTAGAAGGTTCAAGAATAAACGGTCCACTTTATGGTTTGCCATCAGCTTATCCTGGAGTTGTAGCAGCTAACCAATTCGTATGGAACAAAGAATATGTTGAAAAATACGATGTACCATATGAAGATTTAAAAACAACAACAGATATTGAACCATACTTAAAAGAAGTAAAAGAAAATGAACCAGATGCTCCATATCCTTATATAGTAGCTTCTGACTACCTATTTGCTAGAGAAAACCCAGTATTTGAAGTTGCTTCTGGTATAGGTGTTAAAGAAGAAGATGGGAAATTAGTAGCTTATAGCATCTATGAATCTGAAGATTTCAAAGCTGAAATTGACCAAATGAAAAAACTTTATGATGAAGGTCTAATCAATCCAGATGCTCCACAACTTCAACCAGGTGAAGCTGACGGAAGCTATGAGTCAAACCTTGTAGGCCAAGCTGAAGGTGAACCAGGATCTCAAGCAGTATGGTCAAAACCAGATGAAGAAAAATTATCTTCAATAATCGGTGATTCAATAGTAATCGACAATGGCAAAGCAACAGGTAAGTTAGTATCTGTAAACAGCCAAACTGAAAATAAAGAAGAGGCACTAGACTTTATCAACAGAATGTTCACAGACAAGAAACTTCAAGACCTACTATCATATGGTGTTGAAGGTGAAGATTACGAACTTGAAGATGGAAAAGTTAAAAGACTTGGCGAATCTACAGAAGTATACGATGTAGCTGCATTCCAATACCTATCAATGTATAACAGAACTCCAATGGCTGGTGGCGTAGGTATTGGTGATCCAGAATTTGATGAAGAAGTAAAAGAATTTGAATCAAAACTTGTTGCTTCTCCAACACTAGGATTTAATATTGACAAGACACCAATCCAAGGTGAACTAGAAAATATTGAATCTACAACTTCAAAATACTTTATAAACCTTAAAACAGGTGCTTTCGACGAAGCTTACTATGAAGAATTTTTAGACCAACTAAAAACAGCAGGAATCGAAAAAGCAGTAACTGAAGTTCAAAACCAACTAGATGCTTGGAAAAAATAG
- a CDS encoding alpha-mannosidase translates to MKKTVHIISHTHWDREWYLPLENHTMRLVDLVDGLIEACEDPRFKYFQFDGQYLPIEDYLKVRPENKEILKELIESGRIIIGPWYILQDAFLTSGESNVKDLSLGIKKSCYWGKPASIGYFPDTFGNIGQAPQILNKAGIDVSYFGRGVKATGFDNAVIEDFTSKNSELIWKSNDGSEVLGILFANWYCNGVDIPSKEDKLRKYMDQKIADMEKYASTKQLLLMNGCDHSPVQKNIGEIIEKLNTMYDDYEFVHSNLDLYYEAVNKEIDRKNLAEITGELRSQTTDGWYTLQGTSSSRYYLKHMNKNLEMRLEEVTQPLLTIFGKKEDYPHDRIDYIYERLISNHPHDSICGCSIDSVHDGNRRRFKDAAEALDYIDQKQGEFIGKNTYNDSDYVSFCLINTLPYERSRIVSIDLDYMKEFFGANFPEVVKKLQEIDLPDLTLVDEDGNEIPGQITDIGTNFGYELPEDVFRKPYFSRQVNVKFLAKLKAYEKKIFRLVEGKSKYEIISYDKDLIENDFYQIKINDNASLDIKDKRTNESYTNVLMVEDSGDIGNEYIYRQSYDNLRILGGKLIKKEVLRENDKYIIKLTEEISIPESSDQTLFEEQVTLVGLPFRQAKRSKDYVKMNIYKEIIVYDEKSTMDIKIKLKNMAKDHRMRLLFGHKLESDFIYPESIFETVKRSAYPPKTWENPDYSQNLSRYIQVKDESNKGFTVSTIGIAEYEQVKDEGLYLTLFRSTGELGDWGYFPTPDAQLLGDLADMEFDLYLDIFDQNPSISIQKALKDRVPFFKVQIDKNTDTTSFNPDIPDIDLGENLYSILYRNYDGDPIFRAYNPSNEDKQIPKLNGENYDILGQNPDDRKIDKDKLSPFEIRTTKLDF, encoded by the coding sequence ATGAAAAAAACAGTCCACATCATATCCCACACCCATTGGGATAGAGAATGGTATTTGCCTTTAGAAAATCATACTATGCGTCTGGTTGACCTAGTTGATGGACTTATAGAAGCTTGTGAAGATCCTCGTTTCAAGTATTTCCAGTTTGATGGTCAATATTTGCCTATAGAAGATTACCTAAAGGTTAGACCAGAAAATAAGGAAATATTAAAAGAATTAATAGAATCAGGAAGAATCATAATAGGTCCTTGGTACATCTTACAAGATGCATTTTTGACAAGTGGAGAATCAAATGTCAAGGACTTAAGCCTAGGCATCAAAAAATCTTGTTACTGGGGAAAACCTGCTAGCATTGGATATTTCCCGGATACCTTTGGCAACATTGGCCAAGCTCCACAGATTTTAAATAAAGCTGGCATTGATGTCTCTTACTTTGGACGTGGAGTCAAGGCAACAGGTTTTGACAATGCAGTCATAGAAGATTTCACATCCAAAAATTCTGAACTTATTTGGAAATCAAACGATGGGTCAGAAGTGTTGGGAATACTATTTGCGAATTGGTATTGCAATGGAGTAGACATACCTAGCAAGGAAGATAAGCTTAGAAAATACATGGATCAAAAAATAGCCGACATGGAAAAATACGCTTCGACTAAGCAGCTTCTCTTGATGAATGGTTGCGACCACTCTCCAGTACAAAAAAATATTGGAGAAATCATAGAAAAGTTAAATACCATGTATGACGACTATGAGTTTGTCCATTCAAACCTAGATTTGTACTATGAGGCAGTAAATAAAGAAATAGATAGGAAAAATCTTGCTGAAATAACTGGCGAACTTCGTAGCCAGACAACAGACGGTTGGTACACCCTACAAGGAACCTCTTCATCTAGGTACTATCTCAAACATATGAACAAAAACTTAGAGATGAGACTTGAGGAAGTGACTCAACCTTTACTTACTATTTTTGGTAAAAAGGAAGATTATCCTCATGATAGGATTGACTACATCTACGAAAGGCTTATTTCCAATCACCCACACGACAGCATCTGTGGATGTTCTATAGATTCTGTTCACGATGGAAATAGGAGAAGATTCAAAGATGCTGCTGAGGCTTTGGACTATATTGACCAAAAGCAAGGAGAATTTATAGGGAAAAACACCTACAATGACTCAGATTATGTGAGTTTTTGCTTGATAAATACCCTGCCATATGAAAGAAGTAGGATCGTTTCAATAGATTTAGACTATATGAAGGAGTTTTTTGGGGCGAATTTCCCAGAAGTTGTAAAAAAACTTCAAGAAATTGATCTGCCGGACTTAACTTTAGTCGATGAAGATGGCAATGAAATACCTGGTCAAATCACAGATATAGGCACAAACTTTGGCTATGAACTACCAGAAGATGTCTTCCGCAAGCCTTATTTTTCAAGGCAAGTAAACGTTAAGTTTTTAGCAAAGCTTAAAGCATATGAAAAGAAAATATTTAGACTAGTAGAAGGAAAAAGTAAGTACGAAATTATCTCTTATGACAAGGACCTAATTGAAAATGACTTCTACCAAATAAAAATAAATGACAATGCCTCCTTGGACATCAAGGATAAGAGGACAAATGAATCTTATACCAATGTTTTGATGGTTGAAGATAGTGGGGATATTGGAAACGAGTACATCTACAGGCAGTCTTACGATAATCTAAGGATTTTGGGCGGCAAGCTCATAAAAAAAGAAGTCTTAAGGGAAAATGACAAGTACATCATAAAGCTTACAGAGGAAATTTCTATCCCAGAATCTTCCGACCAGACCTTGTTTGAAGAGCAAGTTACTCTAGTAGGTCTACCATTTAGGCAGGCAAAAAGATCAAAAGATTATGTAAAAATGAATATTTATAAAGAAATCATAGTCTATGATGAAAAATCAACAATGGATATTAAGATTAAACTTAAAAATATGGCCAAAGACCATAGGATGAGATTATTATTTGGCCACAAATTAGAGTCTGATTTTATTTATCCAGAAAGTATATTTGAAACAGTCAAAAGATCTGCCTACCCTCCAAAAACTTGGGAAAATCCAGATTATTCACAAAATTTGAGCAGGTATATCCAAGTAAAAGATGAATCTAACAAAGGTTTTACAGTATCCACTATAGGTATAGCAGAATATGAACAAGTAAAAGATGAAGGTCTATACCTAACTTTATTTAGGTCTACAGGTGAGCTTGGAGACTGGGGATATTTCCCAACACCAGATGCCCAGCTTTTGGGTGATTTGGCTGATATGGAATTTGACCTATACCTAGATATATTTGACCAAAATCCATCTATTTCAATACAAAAAGCTTTGAAGGATAGAGTGCCTTTCTTTAAGGTTCAAATAGATAAAAACACTGATACCACAAGCTTTAATCCTGATATTCCAGATATAGACCTTGGAGAAAACTTATATTCTATTCTATACAGAAATTATGATGGAGATCCTATATTTAGGGCTTATAATCCAAGTAATGAAGATAAGCAAATTCCTAAGCTTAATGGAGAAAATTACGATATACTAGGGCAAAATCCAGATGATCGCAAGATTGATAAGGACAAATTGAGTCCGTTTGAGATTAGAACCACAAAACTTGATTTTTGA
- a CDS encoding ROK family protein: MYLVFDIGGSSTKYALIENDMIIEKSSKAQAKTMDEFVKFFEDTIIYYQNKYKIEGIGLSSPGTVDPLTGKILGQSAVEFITEYNFAYHLENRFSLPVAIENDANCAALAEVYYGKYKKDYIAFLIIGSGIGGAVVNKGNIVRGAKLESGEFGYMLLKNEDGNYENFSTLATLPNVRRKMVEKYGIKDTTYQIFDKYFKKEEPYFSHVDLMFDYLAMGIYNIAYTIDPEIIYLGGGISSDERFINELKKKLQSGIFASKEYDIRPVSFFNDNNLYGAYANLKKTIKEGRSLKQRSEDD, from the coding sequence ATGTATTTAGTATTTGATATAGGTGGATCATCCACCAAGTACGCTTTAATAGAAAACGATATGATTATCGAGAAATCTTCAAAGGCTCAAGCGAAAACAATGGATGAATTTGTGAAGTTTTTTGAAGATACAATAATATATTACCAAAATAAATATAAAATCGAGGGCATAGGCTTATCTTCTCCGGGAACAGTAGACCCTCTCACAGGCAAAATTCTAGGCCAATCAGCTGTGGAATTCATCACAGAATATAATTTTGCCTACCATTTAGAAAATAGATTTTCTTTGCCAGTAGCTATAGAAAATGATGCAAACTGTGCAGCCCTTGCCGAAGTTTATTACGGAAAGTACAAAAAAGATTATATAGCTTTTCTTATAATTGGTTCAGGAATTGGAGGAGCTGTTGTAAATAAAGGGAACATAGTAAGGGGTGCCAAGCTAGAAAGCGGTGAATTTGGCTATATGCTACTAAAAAATGAAGACGGTAATTATGAAAACTTCTCAACTCTTGCAACTTTACCGAATGTAAGGCGCAAGATGGTAGAAAAATATGGAATTAAAGATACAACTTATCAAATTTTTGATAAGTACTTTAAGAAAGAAGAGCCATATTTTTCCCACGTTGACCTGATGTTTGATTACCTAGCCATGGGCATTTATAACATTGCATATACAATTGACCCGGAAATCATTTATCTAGGCGGTGGAATTTCTTCTGATGAACGCTTTATAAATGAGCTAAAGAAAAAGCTTCAAAGTGGAATCTTTGCTAGCAAAGAATACGACATCAGACCTGTATCATTTTTTAATGACAATAACCTCTACGGAGCCTATGCTAATTTAAAAAAGACAATCAAAGAAGGCAGAAGCCTTAAACAAAGGAGTGAAGATGATTAA